A single genomic interval of Arachis duranensis cultivar V14167 chromosome 7, aradu.V14167.gnm2.J7QH, whole genome shotgun sequence harbors:
- the LOC107496485 gene encoding auxin response factor 6 — protein MKLSSSGFNQPAEEEGEKKTLNSELWHACAGPLVSLPPVGSRVVYFPQGHSEQVAASTNREADAHIPNYPNLPPQLICQLHNVTMHADAETDEVYAQMTLQPLSPQEQKDVYLLPAELGTPSKQPTNYFCKTLTASDTSTHGGFSVPRRAAEKVFPPLDYTQQPPAQELIARDLHDNEWKFRHIFRGQPKRHLLTTGWSVFVSAKRLVAGDSVLFIWNEKNQLLLGIRRANRPQTVMPSSVLSSDSMHIGLLAAAAHAAATNSRFTIFYNPRASPSEFVIPLTKYVKAVYHTRVSVGMRFRMLFETEESSVRRYMGTITGISDLDSVRWPNSHWRSVKVGWDESTAGDRQPRVSLWEIEPLTTFPMYPSPFPLRLRRPWPSGLPSLYGLKDGGDMGINSPFMWLQSGLGDQGMQSLNFQGLGVTPWLQPRFDASMPGLQPELYQAMTSAAFQEMRTMDPSKPSSQSLLQFQQPSNVPSAFASELQRQVLPQSQPQNTLLQNFQEHQTPAPSQISPQQLLRYHPYSDQRQQQQQLKTVPVQQQLQNLVSPLSNFAAATQPQSPSLQALASHCQQQSFPEPIRNHVSSSDVSPMQSLLGSFSQDGASQLLNRNGPNSVLSSGALLPKQITVESQVPSAGAQCVLPQVENLGTSQSNVSELTALPPFPGREHSAYQGAADPHSNLLFGINIDPSSLMLQNGMQNLRNLGNVNDSLSMTFSAPNCGGANAPGSDFPLSSNVTTSSCVDESGFLQSSENVDQSNTPTRTFVKVHKSRSLGRSLDISKFSSYDELRSELARLFGLEGQLEDPQRSGWQLVFVDRENDILLLGDDPWQEFVNSVWSIKILSPLEVQQMGKGVVPSTSAPSAQKLSSTATTNSCDNNYGVGKQELRSSSNGMASMGSLHY, from the exons ATGAAGCTTTCTTCCTCTGGGTTTAATCAACCAGCTGAAGAAGAAg GGGAGAAGAAAACTTTGAATTCTGAACTATGGCATGCATGTGCTGGTCCTCTGGTTTCTCTACCACCGGTTGGAAGTCGTGTAGTATACTTTCCTCAAGGTCACAGCGAACAG GTAGCTGCTTCGACCAACAGGGAAGCAGATGCACATATTCCGAATTACCCTAACCTGCCGCCCCAGCTTATCTGTCAGCTCCACAATGTGACGATGCAT GCTGATGCTGAAACAGATGAAGTATATGCTCAGATGACTCTGCAACCTCTAAGTCCA CAAGAACAAAAGGATGTGTATCTACTTCCGGCCGAATTGGGTACTCCCAGCAAACAACCAACCAACTACTTCTGTAAGACATTAACTGCTAGTGATACCAGCACTCACGGAGGATTTTCTGTTCCTCGAAGAGCAGCTGAAAAAGTCTTTCCTCCTCTT GACTACACACAGCAGCCTCctgctcaagaactgattgctAGAGATCTTCATGATAATGAATGGAAATTCAGACATATATTTCGAG GTCAGCCGAAAAGGCATCTTCTTACTACTGGGTGGAGTGTCTTTGTCAGTGCTAAGAGGCTTGTTGCTGGTGATTCTGTCCTTTTCATATG GaatgaaaaaaatcaattacttTTGGGTATACGGAGAGCAAATCGTCCGCAGACTGTCATGCCATCATCAGTTCTGTCAAGTGATAGCATGCACATTGGTCTCCTCGCTGCTGCAGCTCATGCAGCTGCCACAAACAGCCGTTTTACTATATTTTATAATCCTAG GGCAAGCCCATCTGAATTTGTCATTCCCTTGACCAAGTATGTTAAAGCAGTGTATCATACACGGGTATCTGTTGGTATGCGGTTTAGGATGCTCTTCGAGACAGAAGAGTCAAGTGTCCGTCG ATATATGGGTACTATAACAGGCATTAGTGATTTAGATTCAGTCCGCTGGCCAAATTCACACTGGCGTTCTGTGAAG GTTGGTTGGGATGAGTCTACTGCAGGAGATAGGCAACCAAGAGTCTCCTTGTGGGAGATTGAGCCTTTGACAACATTCCCAATGTATCCATCTCCATTCCCCTTGAGGTTGAGGCGTCCTTGGCCATCTGGACTACCTTCTTTATACG GTCTCAAGGATGGTGGTGACATGGGCATTAATTCTCCTTTCATGTGGCTCCAAAGTGGGCTTGGGGATCAAGGAATGCAATCATTGAACTTCCAGGGGCTCGGTGTTACACCGTGGTTGCAACCGAGATTTGATGCTTCCATGCCAGGACTCCAACCGGAGTTATACCAAGCAATGACTTCTGCTGCATTCCAGGAAATGAGGACGATGGATCCTTCAAAACCTTCATCCCAATCTCTGTTGCAGTTTCAGCAGCCTTCAAATGTTCCTTCTGCTTTTGCATCTGAGTTACAGAGACAAGTGTTACCACAGTCTCAGCCCCAAAACACTCTTCTACAAAATTTTCAAGAACATCAAACTCCTGCACCGTCACAGATTTCACCACAGCAGTTGCTTCGTTACCACCCATATAGCGATCAGCGGCAACAGCAGCAGCAACTAAAAACTGTGCCTGTTCAGCAGCAGTTACAGAATTTAGTCTCTCCTTTGTCTAATTTTGCAGCAGCTACACAACCTCAATCTCCATCCTTGCAAGCCCTTGCTTCACATTGCCAGCAGCAGAGCTTTCCCGAGCCAATCAGGAATCATGTTTCAAGCTCTGATGTTTCCCCTATGCAAAGTCTACTAGGCTCATTCTCTCAGGATGGAGCATCACAGTTACTTAACCGGAACGGACCGAACTCTGTCTTGTCTTCTGGAGCCTTACTACCGAAGCAAATAACCGTTGAATCTCAGGTACCATCAGCTGGTGCTCAGTGTGTATTGCCTCAGGTGGAAAATTTGGGAACATCACAATCAAATGTGTCCGAACTTACCGCTTTGCCTCCGTTTCCTGGAAGAGAACATTCTGCATATCAAGGTGCAGCTGATCCTCATAGCAATCTTTTGTTTGGGATAAACATAGATCCTTCTTCTCTTATGCTGCAAAATGGCATGCAAAACCTTAGAAATCTAGGCAACGTGAATGATTCATTGTCAATGACTTTTTCTGCTCCAAATTGTGGTGGTGCTAATGCTCCTGGCTCCGATTTCCCCCTAAGTTCAAACGTAACAACTTCAAGTTGTGTCGATGAATCGGGATTCTTGCAGTCTTCCGAAAATGTAGACCAATCCAATACTCCAACTAGAACCTTTGTCAAG GTTCACAAGTCAAGGTCCTTAGGCAGGTCACTGGACATTTCGAAGTTCAGCAGCTATGACGAGCTGCGCAGTGAACTTGCTCGGTTATTTGGCCTCGAAGGCCAACTAGAGGATCCTCAGAGATCAGGCTGGCAGCTTGTATTTGTTGACCGGGAGAATGACATTCTCCTTCTTGGTGATGATCCCTGGCA GGAGTTTGTGAACAGTGTATGGTCCATTAAGATACTATCTCCACTTGAAGTTCAACAAATGGGGAAAGGTGTTGTTCCTTCTACTTCTGCCCCTTCAGCTCAAAAGCTTTCTTCTACTGCTACTACCAATTCTTGTGACAATAATTATGGTGTTGGTAAACAAGAGTTGAGAAGTTCCAGCAATGGTATGGCATCAATGGGGTCCCTTCACTATTAG
- the LOC107496535 gene encoding probable polygalacturonase → MLLPTTLLTLLCFFFFDALSAEEVVTCSNIVPFPRRTDKISITDFGGVGDGVTLNTKAFREAVYRIRHLHRNGGTVLFVPPGIYVSEPFNLTSHMTLYLAAGAVIRATQDLSTWPLIAPLPSYGRGRELPGGRYMSFLHGDGLEDVIITGENGTIDGQGEVWWNMWRKQTLKFTRPNLVEFVNSKNIIISNVIFKDSPFWNIHPVYCSNVVVRFTTILAPRDSPNTDGIDPDSSSNVCIEDSYISTGDDLVAVKSGWDEYGIAYGRPSSDITIRRVTGSSPFSGIAVGSETSGGVENVLAEHINLFKMGVGIHIKTNTGRGGLIHNITVSHVYIEDARKGIKISGDVGGHPDDRFDPNALPVVKGITINNVWGVKVLQAGLIKGLNKAPFTEVCLSDINLHGETGPRTPPWQCSDVVGVAHQVSPWPCSELISQQSGSCGNFS, encoded by the exons ATGCTTCTTCCAACAACGCTCCTAACCTtactctgcttcttcttcttcgatgCGCTTTCCGCCGAAGAAGTGGTCACGTGTTCCAACATCGTTCCCTTCCCTCGCCGCACCGACAAAATCTCCATAACGGACTTCGGCGGTGTTGGCGACGGCGTTACTCTCAACACCAAGGCTTTCCGTGAAGCAGTCTACAGAATCCGTCACCTCCACAGGAACGGCGGCACCGTCCTCTTCGTGCCACCTGGCATCTACGTATCGGAGCCTTTCAATCTCACCAGCCACATGACGCTCTACCTGGCCGCCGGTGCCGTTATCAGAGCCACACAG GATTTGTCAACTTGGCCCTTGATTGCACCATTGCCATCTTATGGCAGAGGAAGGGAGCTCCCCGGAGGAAGGTATATGAGTTTTCTCCATGGAGATGGACTTGAGGATGTGATAATCACAG GGGAGAACGGGACAATTGATGGTCAAGGAGAAGTGTGGTGGAACATGTGGAGAAAGCAAACACTTAAGTTTACCAGACCAAACCTTGTTGAATTTGTGAActccaaaaatattataatttcaaATGTGATTTTCAAGGATTCTCCCTTCTGGAACATACATCCAGTTTACTGCAG CAATGTCGTCGTAAGATTCACCACTATTTTGGCCCCACGTGACTCTCCTAATACTGATGGAATTGATCCAG ATTCAAGTTCAAATGTCTGCATAGAGGACTCATATATATCTACTGGAGATGATCTTGTGGCTGTGAAGAGTGGTTGGGACGAATACGGTATTGCTTATGGTCGCCCTAGCTCCGACATTACCATCCGGCGTGTAACTGGTTCATCTCCATTTTCCGGCATTGCAGTCGGCAGCGAAACCTCCGGCGGGGTGGAGAATGTGCTCGCCGAACACATCAACCTTTTCAAGATGGGAGTAGGCATCCATATCAAGACTAACACCGGCAGGGGAGGGCTTATACATAACATAACAGTGTCTCATGTGTATATAGAGGATGCTAGGAAGGGAATAAAGATTTCCGGGGATGTTGGGGGCCATCCTGATGACAGGTTTGACCCTAACGCCCTCCCAGTTGTGAAGGGCATAACTATCAATAATGTGTGGGGTGTGAAGGTTCTTCAAGCTGGCTTGATAAAAGGGTTGAATAAAGCACCTTTCACTGAGGTTTGTTTATCTGATATCAACCTTCATGGGGAGACAGGACCTAGAACACCACCTTGGCAGTGTTCTGATGTGGTTGGTGTTGCTCATCAGGTTAGCCCTTGGCCTTGTTCTGAGCTGATTAGCCAACAATCTGGATCATGTGGCAATTTTTCATGA
- the LOC107496569 gene encoding uncharacterized protein At3g49140, translating into MKSPIDGRRVHDFTGMRGKSSVFGSSHFLWLSMGHDLCLSKVCVAADYSDSVPDSSNYMNKQGYHPLEELKVSHNTRPARLSPAETARNTVEANRNALLVFPGTVHSEPHEQISWSEFQYLVDDYGDIYFIISEDANILEDRGADNPVNALIGMDIPIYDNRRTASQYDLFDAGSNEKFPFDDDYVEVLEMEESNFPVNWGLPDTTSIVHPIYFSKCLTKALNMEYVKKMNHPSNGVSILGYLRPAFVDEESYLRMICHPEDVDGYNLERIDTEELRSKSFSDQRDSGLTLYRLEILKIKLYSVYGCQSDINSLDFQDAEPDILVHSSLAILEHFNQNCDDALKALCKKKGLDIEGACLIGVDSLGMDVRVFKGSEVKTHRFPFKVQANSVSVAEKQIRQLLFPRSRRKKCVKSWRSA; encoded by the exons ATGAAATCTCCTATTGATGGTAGAAGAGTGCATGACTTTACTGGCATGAG AGGCAAAAGTTCAGTTTTTGGATCATCACACTTCCTTTGGCTGTCTATGGGTCACGATCTGTGCCTTTCAAAGGTTTGTGTTGCTGCAGACTATTCAGATTCTGTACCGGATTCATCTAATTACATGAATAAACAAGGTTATCATCCTCTTGAAGAACTGAAAGTTTCCCACAATACTCGCCCAGCTAGACTCTCTCCTGCTGAGACAGCAAGAAACACTGTTGAG GCTAATAGAAATGCTTTGCTGGTATTTCCTGGAACTGTACACTCTGAACCACATGAACAGATTTCATGGTCTGAGTTTCAATATCTTGTTGATGATTATGGAG ACATATATTTCATAATCTCTGAAGACGCAAACATTTTGGAGGATCGTGGTGCAGATAACCCAGTG AATGCTTTGATTGGAATGGACATTCCCATATATGATAATAGAAGAACAGCTAGTCAATATGACCTTTTTGATGCTGGAAGCAATGAGAAATTCCCATTTGATGATGACTATGTTGAG GTTCTGGAGATGGAAGAATCTAATTTCCCAGTGAATTGGGGGCTGCCAGATACTACCAGCATTGTTCATCCTATTTACTTTTCCAAGTGCTTAACAAAG GCTTTGAACATGGAATATGTCAAGAAAATGAACCATCCTTCAAATGGTGTTTCTATTTTGGGGTATCTTAGACCCGCTTTTGTTGACGAAGAGTCATATCTGAGAATGATATGTCACCCCGAAGATGTGGATGGATACAACTTGGAACGTATAG aCACTGAAGAATTACGCTCAAAGAGTTTTAGTGATCAAAGAGACTCTGGGTTGACACTATATCGATTGGAGATCCTGAAAATCAAGTTATATTCTGTGTATGGATGTCAG TCCGATATTAATTCGCTAGATTTTCAAGATGCTGAACCCGATATTCTGGTGCACTCTTCTTTGGCAATTCTGGAACACTTCAACCAAAACTGTGATGATGCTCTTAAAGCTCTTTGCAAAAAGAAGGGTCTTGATATTGAG GGAGCTTGCTTAATTGGGGTTGACAGCCTAGGCATGGATGTTAGAGTTTTCAAAGGGTCAGAAGTGAAAACGCATCGCTTTCCATTCAAAGTGCAG GCCAACTCTGTATCTGTAGCTGAAAAACAGATTCGGCAACTTTTGTTTCCCCGATCTCGCCGAAAGAAGTGTGTGAAGTCATGGCGGAGTGCTTAG